The genomic DNA CGCTCAGCAGCTAGCAGCCCGCGGGCACCATCCAGTCCGCAGCCCCCAGCCTGCTGGCCGCTGGCCCAGCCCCCAGCCCTCAGCTGGCTGGCCCGCAGCCCGCAGCCCCCAGCCCCCAGCCCGCAGGCTGTCAGGCCGTGGCCGCCTCGAGACCCTCGTCCTGCGGGGGCGCTGCTGCCTCGCGCAGCGCGCGCCGCCGCTGCACGATCGCCCCGAGCAGTCCCAGCGCGATTCCGACGGCGAGCCAGCCGCCGAGCCACAGCAGATCGCCGCGAGGATCGATCCAGCCCCCGCCGATCGCACCCCGGAAGGCGTCCACGGCGTGCGTCATCGGCAGGAACGGGTGGATGGCCTGGAAGAACGGTGGCAGCGTCGCGGTCGGATAGGTGCCTCCGGCGCCCGAGATCTGCAGCGCCACGAGCACCAGGGCCACGAACTTCCCGATCGGGCCGAACAGGGCCCCGAACCCGTGGTTCAGCGCCACGAACACCAGGGACGTCACCCCGGCCAGCCCCAGCATCAGCGGCAGGTCGTCCATCGTGATGCCGACGCCCCAGTGCAGGGCGGCGACCGCGATCACGGACTGCACCAGGCCCAGCAGGAACGCCGGGACGACGCCGCCGGCCAGCAGCCGCAGCGCCCCCACCCCGCGGGAGGCGGCCTGCGCGGAGAACGGCGGCATCATCAGGAAGATCGCCATGCCGCCGACCCACAGGCTGATCGCGAGGAACAGCGGGGCCAGGCCCTCGCCGAAGCGGCTCAGCTCGTGGTCGCGCTCGAAGCTCATCTGCACCGGATCCGAGGCGGTCCCGGCGAGCTCCTCGCTCTCGGCGTCGGTGTAGGAGGGCACCTCGTCCTCGGCGTCCTCGAGCCCGTCGCGCAGTTCGGCTGAGCCGTCGGCCAGCTGCCCGGCGCCGTCGTCGAGGTCGACCGCGCCGTCGGCCAGCTGCTCGGCCCCGTCGTCGACCTGGTGCGCCCCATCGGCGAGCTCGCTGCTGCCGTCGGCGAGCCGACCCGCGCCGTCGGCGAGCTGGCTGGCACCGGTGCGGGCCTCGGTGGTGCCGTCGGCCAGCTGATCCGCACCGGAGGCGAGGTCGGAGGAGCCGTCGGCGAGTCGCTCGGCGCCGGTGCTGGCGGTGCCCACGCCGTCGGTGTACTGCCCGACGCCGGAGGCCAGGTCGTCGGCACCGCTGCTCGCGGTCCCGGTGGCGGCGGCGAGCTTCTCCGCACCGGTGGAGACGTCCTGGGCACCGGTGTTCAGGCGGTGGATGTCCTCGGCGCCCTGCTCCAGGGTCGCGTAGGCCTCGGGCACGGCGGCGGCCGCGGTGCTCGCCTGGTCGGCGAGGTCGGCGGCCAGGTCCCCTGCGGAGGCGTCCTGCGAAGCATCCGGGGCGGCTGCGGCGGTGTCCTCGCGCAGCGTCGTCAGGTCGGTCTCGAGGCTCTCGGCGTCCTCGGCGAGCGGGCCGGTGGCGTCGGCCATCCGGGTGGTGCCGTCGGCGAGCGTGGAGGTGGTGGTGGAGAGGTCGTCGAGGTAGGTGGTGACGCGGTCGGCGGACCCGGTCATGTCTTCGGCGGTGTCGGCGACGGTGGCCGACTGCTCGGAGGCCTCGGTGGCGGACTCCTCTGCGGTGGTCGAGTCGGTCGCGGCCTGATCGGCCTCCTCGCGAGTCTGCTGCGAGGTGTCCGCGACCCCCGTGAGCTCCTCGCAGAAGGAGGCCTCGGCCCCCGACTCCTCGCAGCGGGCGGCCAGGTCGTCGACCGACCCGGTGTAGTCCCGGGTGCTGTCCGCCGAGGTCGCGGCGCTGTCGGCGGCGGTCCCGGTGGCGGTGCTCGTCCCCTGGACCGTGTCCTCGAGGGAGGTGACCTCCTGGTCGATGCCGGCGGCGCCGTCCTGCAGGGTGCGGGCATCCTCGCTGCGGTCGGCGGTGTCCGAGGCGAGGGTCTGCGCGGTCTCGTCCACCTCGGTCGCGGTCTGGTCGAGGGTGCCGGCCGACGTGGAGAGGGCGCCCGCGTCGGTGGCGGGCTGCTCGAGTCCCTCGGAGGCCGCGGTCGCGGCGTCCTCGAGGGTGTCGAGCGCCGTGACCAGGTCGTCGCTGGTGCGCTGCACGCTGTCCTCGGTCACCCCGAGCTCGTCGAGGCGCTGCTGGGCGGCGCCGACGGTGTCGTCGAGCTGCTGGGTGCCGCCGGCGACCTGGCTCGCACCGCCCGCGAGGTCGGTGGCTCCGGTGGCGATCTCACCGGTGCCGGCGGCCAGGTCATCGGCCCCGGTCTGCAGGGGGCGGCCCTTCTCGTCGAGTGTGACCAGCCCGGAGCTGAGCTGCTGCGCCCCGGCGTTGAGCGTGGCGGAGCCGTCCTGCAGCTGCACCGCACCCGTGGTGAGCTGGTCCAGCCCCACCACCAGGTCGAGGCTGCCGTCGTGGAGGGTCTCGGCACCCCCGGTGAGCTGCTCGGCACCGTCGGCGAGCTCACCGGTCCCGTCGGCGAGCTCGCTGCTGCCGCTGACCAGGTCGGCGGTGCCGTCGGCGAGGTCCGAGGAGCCGTCGGCCAGCTCGGAGGAGCCGTCGGCCGCGTCGGCGATCCCGTCATGGATGCTGGTGAAGCCGATGTAGATGTTGTCGAGGTACTCCTCGAGCACGTTCGCGCGCAGGGAGTCGGTCAGCGCCGTGCCGACCGACTTCGTGAAGTTGCCACCGACGTAGTTGACCGAGTCGTTGGTGGTGACGGTCAGCAGTCCCGGGGCGGCCTGCTCGGCCTCGCCGCCGAGGGAGGCCACGTTCGCGGAGAAGTCCGAAGGGATCTCCACCGTCGCGCCGTAGGTGCCGTCCTCCAGGCCGCGCTGCGCCTCGGCGGGAGAGACCTCGACGAAGTCGTAGACGTTCTCCTCGTCCAGGTCCAGCAGCGTGTCGGTGAATTCTGCGCCGACGTCGAGGTGGGTCCCGTCCTCGCTCCCGGTCCCGCCGGGAGTCGTCGCGGTGGCGCCCTCGTCCTCGTTGACGACAGCGGCCGTGACCCGATCGAGGTTGTTGCTGGGGTCGAGGAACGACCACGTCATGTTGCCGGAATAGATCAGGGGTACCAGGGCGAGACCGACGACGAACAGGGCGGCGATCGGCTTCTTCCACTCGCCCGGCAGCAGGGCGACGGCACCGGAGCCGACGGCGGCGAGGCCTCGGCCGATCGCTGCGAACCCCCTGCCCAGAGGGCGTGCGAGGATGCCGAGCCCGGCCGGGATGGCGTGGAGCGCGGAGGAGACGGCGGTCAGGAGAGCACGAAGGATTCCCATCACGAGCCTCACGATACATTTGTGTATTGAGTTTGTTACCGGTGAGTCATAAAAGTGTGGTGCGCGGAACGTGGAGCGCATCGGTCTGCCGCGCCGTGAGGCGCTGACCCGACGCTACCCGGCCCGGCGACGTCGCCGACGGTCTCGGATCAGTCGGCCAGTCGCACGAGCCAGGGCTGCGACGACAGGGACCCGGGCTCCCAGCGCTCCAGCACGTCGGCCGCTCTCCTGCACCCGGGCAGCCCCAGCGAGTCACCGATGTGGCCGACGACGTCCGCGGCGCTCTCACCGCGCTCGAGCCGGTCGCGCAGGGTCACCGCGCCGTCCCGCTTGGCCAGGCGCGCCCCGGCGGCGTTCACCGCGAGCGGCACGTGGGCGTAGCCCGGCTCGGGCAGCCCCAGCAGGTGGGCGAGATGGGCCTGGCGCGGGGCGGAGCTGAGCAGGTCGTCGGCCCGGGTCACCTGATCCACGCCCGCCGCCGCGTCGTCGACGACCACCGCGAGGTTGTAGGCGACGACGCCGTCGCCCCGGCGCAGCACCAGGTCGTCGACGGTGCCGGTGACCTCGCCGGCCCACAGGTCGTGCACCCTCCAGGTGGTCGTGCCGGCCCGCAGGCGCAGGGCGGGCTCGCGTCGCAGCTCGTGCATCCGCTGCCGGCCGGCCGCGCGCTCGGGTTCCGTGAGATCACGGCAGGTGCCGGGATAGGCGCCCGGCGGGGCGTGCGGGGCGCTGGGCGCCTCGAGGATCTCCCGCCTGGTGCAGTAGCACTCGTAGACGAGGCCGCGGTCGACCAGATGGTCGATGGCCTCGGCATGGGAGGCGCCGCGGGCGGACTGCCGCACCACGTCGCCGTCCCAGTCCAGGCCGATCGCGACGAGATCCTCCAGCTGCCGCTGGGCGGAGCCCTCCTGGACCCGGTCCAGGTCCTCGAGGCGCAGGTGGAAGGCGCGGTCGCTGCGCCGGGCGAGGGCCCAGGCCAGGATCGCCGTGCGCAGGTTCCCCAGGTGCAGGTCGCCGCTGGGGGAGGGGGCGTACCGTCCGGCGCCCCGCGGGTGCTGCGGGGGGACGGTCGGGGCGCTCATGGCCTCCGAGTGTAGGTGGCCCACCAGTCGGCGCCGGCGCCGGGAAACGGCGGGTCCGTCGGTGCCGCGCATCCGGACGGGGAGATCATCTGAGAGAGCTGCGCGAGCGCGGGCCGGCTCCCATCACCGCTGACGGATGAGCATCACGTCGCCGCTGCGCCCTCCAGGCACCTCGCGCTGCGGCGGGGCCGGGGTGAAGCCCAGTCGGGTGGCCAGTGCGCGGGAGGCACCGTTGCCGACGGCGGTCACCGCCACCACCTCGCGGTCGCTCGCACCCAGCCGCGGATCCGCGAGCACGGCCCGCATCGCCTCCGTGGCGATGCCGTGGCCCCTGACCTCAGGGGCCAGGCGCCAGTAGGCGCTGAGGGCGGGCCTCCCCTCGAGCTCGAGCGGGGTGAGGCCGACGACGCCCAGCAGGCCGGGCGGGAGCCCGGCCGTCGCCTCGTCCCGCGCCCGCACCGTGAGATAGCCGGTCCCGTGGCGTCGCCAGCTCTCGAGCCACTGCCGAAGCACCCAGCGCATCTGCGCCCGCTCGGTGAGCGGCTCGGTGAGGTCCTCGGCGAAGGCGCGGGGGTCCGCGTGCAGGGCGAACAGTTCCTCGAGGTCCGGCGCGGAGACCGGGGCCAGGCGCAGCCGGGGCGTCCGAAGAGGAACGGCGCGGCGATCACCGTCCGAGGACGGGATCGCCGCGCCGTGCACGGAACTCTCCGTGGTCAGCGGGCCGAGGCGGGACTCAGGCGTCGCCGCGGTGGGAGCCGCGCTTCTCGTCGTCGGATCCGGCGGACTCCTCGGCGTCGGAGTCGACCTTGACCTCCTTGGGCTCCGTGTCCGAGGAGCGGTCCTCGCCCTTGAGCGCCGAGGCCACGTCACCGGCGTCGGCCGAGCCGACGGTGTCGGAGACGGTGGAGGAGTCGGCGTCGGACGAGGCGGAGGCCGGGTAGTGCGCGCGGGCGAAGTCCGCGGGCGGCGCCCACGGATCCTCGACCGGGCGGGTCTTCTGCCAGGCGATGTAGCCCGCAGCGGCGCCGGCGGCGGCCAGCCCGAGGACGAGCAGCACCTTCCCGGCGCGCCCCTTCTTCTTCGGCGGCTCGGGCACCAGGGCGGCGGCCTTGATGTCGTCCTGGCCCTTGTCGAGCTCCTTGCGGGCGGCGTCGACGGCGGCCTTCAGGACCGTGCCGGTGGTCTCGGCGGTCTTGCGGGCGCGCGGCAGGTAGTCGTCCTGCACGTCCTGCTTGAACTTGTCGGCGCGGGGGCCGAAGGACGAGGACAGCTCGGAGAGCTTCTCGCTCTGCTGGCGGAAGCGCTCCTCGACGCCCGGACCGTACTGATCGACGAGGTCGTTGGCCCGGGAGCGGGCCTCGCGGGCACCCTCGGACACGACCGGGCCGACGGTCGAGGCGAGCTTCTGCAGCTCCTCGACGGCCTTCTCGGCCCGCTGCGCGGTCGAACCGGCAGCCTCGGCGGTCTTCTCGGCCTGCTTCTTGGCCTTCTTGGCTTCACGCTTGGAGGTCAGCGCCATGAGGTTCCCCTTTCGGTCGAATCCGCCGGGTCGGGCCGACGGTGGTCCCTGGGCCGGGGCATCCGGAGGATGACGCGACCCGTGTGGCACAACTCTAACGCGACGGAGCGCGGGACCTCTTCGGGCAATGGTCAGGTTCGCTCCCTGCCGAACCGACGGACCGTCCGGGAGGTCCGCCGGCCAGGGGCGGAGCTCTCGCGCGCGGGCGTCTGTGCGAGGATTGCGCCATGTTCGCAACTCTTCACACCAACCACGGGGACATCCGTCTCGAGCTGTTCCCGGACCACGCCCCCAAGACCGTCGACAACTTCGTGGGCCTCGCCGAGGGCACCCGCGAGTTCACCGACGCCGAGAGCGGCGAGAAGGCCACCCGTCCGTTCTACGACGGCGTGGTCTTCCACCGCGTGATCTCCGGCTTCATGATCCAGGGCGGCGACCCCCTGGGCACCGGCACCGGCGGCCCCGGCTACAGCTTCGACGACGAGATCTCCGAGAAGAACTTCACCGAGCCCTACGTGCTGGCCATGGCCAATGCCGGCAAGCGCATGAACGCGATCACGGGCCAGCCCGCCGGCACCAACGGCTCGCAGTTCTTCATCACGCTCGGCCCCACCCCGCACCTGCAGGGCAAGCACACCGTCTTCGGCGCCGTCACCGACGAGGACTCCAAGAAGGTCGTCGACGAGATCGGCGCCACCAAGACCGACATGCGTGACCGGCCCCTCGAGGACATCGTGATCGAGAAGGTCACCATCGAGAAGTGATCCGCCGCTGGACCCGACGGCTCTGAGCGGTCGGTCCGCCCCACGCGACGACGCTGCCCGCCCCCTCCCTCGAGGGGGCGGGCAGTTCCGCGTCAGGCGAGGTGAGCCGTGGTGGGCCGCGAGGGCCACCACATCCGGTCGCCGAGCAGGGCGAACAGTGCCGGCACCAGGACGGTGCGCACCACGAGGGTGTCCAGCAGCACGCCGAGGCCCACGATCAGGCCGAGCTGGCCGAGCACCACCAGGGGCAGCACCCCCAGGGCCGCGAACACGGCCGCGAGCACCACTCCCGCGCTGGTGATGACCACTCCGGTGGAGCCGACGGCCCGCACCATCCCCTCGGTGGTCCCGTGCGCGGCCGCCTCGTGCCGGGCGCGATGGACCAGGAAGATCGTGTAGTCCACGCCGAGTGCCACCAGGAACAGGAAGGCCAGCAGGGGCACGGTCACATCGAGCGCGGGGATGTCGAACAGCAGCCGGCCGGCCCACAGCCCCAGGCCGATCGCCGCGACGGAGCTGGCCACGTTCATCGTGAGCAGCACCAGGGGCGCGACCACTGCCCGCAGCAGGAAGACCAGCACCAGCAGAACCACCGCGAGGATCATCGGGGCCACCACGAGCAGGTCGCGCGTGGAATCCGCGCGTACGTCCATGGCGCTCGCCGTCGTACCGCCCACCAGTGCATCCGTACCGGAGCGGGCATGCAGCGCGGTGCGCAGGCCCTCGGCCTCGGCGAGGGCCGCCGGGGATTCCGGCTCCGCGGAGCCGACGGCGGAGAGCACGGCCCAGCCCCCGTCCGTGGTGCCGCTGACCGAGGCGCGGTCGATGCCGGGCACGGCCTCGGCGATTCGGAGCGCGGCCTCGACGGTGCCGGCACGATCCTCGCGCACCACCACCTGGTGCGGGGCGCTCTCACCGGCGCCGTAATGCGCGGCCATCGCGGAGAAGCCGGTCGAGGACTCCGTGGCGGAGGCGAACTGTTCGTCCTGGGAGAGGCCGACGCGGGTGCCGATCAGACCCGTGGCCAGCACCCCCATGAGCACGAGCGAGACCACGGCCGCGACGGCAGGACGCCGGGTGACGATGCGGGCGACGGCCGCGAACGGTCCGTGCTCCGCGTCGTCCCGCCGGGCGCCGGCGTTCCCGGGGCGGGGCACGAAGGGCCAGAACACGTGACGGCCGACGACCGCGAGCAGCGCGGTGAGCGGGAACAGGACCGCGACCAGGGCGAGGAGCAGCCCGGCCGCTGCGGCGATGCCGAGCCCGCGAGTGGCGGGCATGACGGCGGCCAGCAGGGTGAGCAGGGCGAGGACCACGGTGACATTGGATGCGAGGAGTGCCGGGGCGGTGCGCTTCCAGGCGGTCGCCAGCGCGGCGCGGTGCTCGCGATGCACGTGCAGCTCCTCGCGATAACGGGAGATCAGCAGCAGGGCGTAATTGGTGCCCGCACCGAAGACGAGCACGCTGATCACGCCGGCGTCGAAGGCGAGGGAGAACCGCTCACCGAGGCTGGACGTCAGGGCGCCGGCCGCTCCGTCGGCGAGGGCGACGATGCTCAGCGGCACCAGCCACAGGATCGGGGAGCGGTAGGTGACCAGGAGCAGCAGGGCCACCACCGCGATCGTCACGGCCAGCAGCGTGAAGTCCGCGCCGGCGAAGGCGCCGCGGATGTCGGAGCCGACGGCCGGGCCGCCCGTGACCGACACGCTCAGCTGCTCGGGGACGGAGCCGTCGGCCGCGGCGCGCAGGTCGGCGATCATCGCGTCGATCGCCTCCTCGTCGGCCTCGGAGTCGATGGTGGTCATCACGAGGTCGGCCTCGCCGTCCTCGGCGGGCATGGGGCCGACGCCCTCGCGGCCGGAGACCGCGGCGAGCTCAGCGCGCAGGGTCTCGACGGCGGCGGCATCCTCGGCGGTGAGCTCTGCGCCGTCGTCCCGCGTGACCACGGCGAAGACGGGCTGGTACCGGCTGCCCTCGAGGGAATCGGCGATCGCCGCGGCGCGGGAGGACTCGGAGCCGGCAGGCAGGGCGTCCATGCCGGCGGCCGGTCCGGTGCCCCGCATCCCGCCCGCCACGGCCACCAGCAGCACCATGAACACCCCGAGCATCACCCAGGCGGAACGGCGGCCGGTGAGGGCGGCGGCGAGGCCCTCGCCGAGACGGCCGACGAGGCCGGCCGGCGCAGTGCCGGGGTCGGTGCCGTCGGCAGCTGGGCGACCTGCAGGGAGATTGGCGGTCGCCGGATCGGTCGCGGCGAGATCGTCGGTGCGGCGATGTCGGGTGGTGGGCAAGGGTGCGGGCACGGTGGGTCCTTCGGACGGCAGCCGCTGGTGGCGGCGGAGGGTTCGACCCCGGGTCGGGGTGGTTCCCACGCTATGGACGCCAGGTCGGGACCGGATCAATCGTTCGATGTATTCGCGGGCCGGCCGTGGGTGGCGATGATTACCCTCGGCGCATGACGCAGCGACATCTGGCCGGCCTCCGGATCCTCGCCCAGGGCCTCGTCGGTCCCCCGCGCTTCGCGGACCCGGCAGGGGCCGCCCGCGCTTTCGGTGTCCATCAGGGCCAGGACCTGCCCGGGGTGATGGCCTCGCTGGCCCTGCGCACCGGCGGTGACCTCGAGGCGGTGCTCGCCGCCTTCGACCGCGGCGAGATCGTGCGCGGCTATCCGATGCGCGGCACCGTGTTCGCCGTCGCCGCCGACACCCTCGCCTGGCTCACCGAGCTCTGCGCCGCCGCCCCGCTGCGCGCGGCGATCAGCCGCCGCGGACACCTCGAGCTCGAGGACCACCACGTGGGCCGGGCGCAGGAGGTGCTGGAGGAGATCGCCGGCGCCCATTCGGCACCTGGCGTCGGCCGCGGGGTGCTGCGCAAGGACCTGCTCGCCGCGTGGGAGGCCGCCGGGATCTCCACCGCTCAGGGCCGCGGCTATCATCTGCTCGGCGAGCTGATCACCTTCGGCCTCGCCGCCTATGGTCCGTGGCGGGAGGGGGAGACCGCCGTCGTGCTCGTGAAGAGCTGGCTGCCCGAGGGCAGCGACCTCGAGGGGACCTTCGGCGGCGACGAGACGGCGGCCGTCGCGGAGCTCGCGCGGCGCTACTTCA from Brachybacterium sacelli includes the following:
- a CDS encoding YhgE/Pip domain-containing protein — encoded protein: MGILRALLTAVSSALHAIPAGLGILARPLGRGFAAIGRGLAAVGSGAVALLPGEWKKPIAALFVVGLALVPLIYSGNMTWSFLDPSNNLDRVTAAVVNEDEGATATTPGGTGSEDGTHLDVGAEFTDTLLDLDEENVYDFVEVSPAEAQRGLEDGTYGATVEIPSDFSANVASLGGEAEQAAPGLLTVTTNDSVNYVGGNFTKSVGTALTDSLRANVLEEYLDNIYIGFTSIHDGIADAADGSSELADGSSDLADGTADLVSGSSELADGTGELADGAEQLTGGAETLHDGSLDLVVGLDQLTTGAVQLQDGSATLNAGAQQLSSGLVTLDEKGRPLQTGADDLAAGTGEIATGATDLAGGASQVAGGTQQLDDTVGAAQQRLDELGVTEDSVQRTSDDLVTALDTLEDAATAASEGLEQPATDAGALSTSAGTLDQTATEVDETAQTLASDTADRSEDARTLQDGAAGIDQEVTSLEDTVQGTSTATGTAADSAATSADSTRDYTGSVDDLAARCEESGAEASFCEELTGVADTSQQTREEADQAATDSTTAEESATEASEQSATVADTAEDMTGSADRVTTYLDDLSTTTSTLADGTTRMADATGPLAEDAESLETDLTTLREDTAAAAPDASQDASAGDLAADLADQASTAAAAVPEAYATLEQGAEDIHRLNTGAQDVSTGAEKLAAATGTASSGADDLASGVGQYTDGVGTASTGAERLADGSSDLASGADQLADGTTEARTGASQLADGAGRLADGSSELADGAHQVDDGAEQLADGAVDLDDGAGQLADGSAELRDGLEDAEDEVPSYTDAESEELAGTASDPVQMSFERDHELSRFGEGLAPLFLAISLWVGGMAIFLMMPPFSAQAASRGVGALRLLAGGVVPAFLLGLVQSVIAVAALHWGVGITMDDLPLMLGLAGVTSLVFVALNHGFGALFGPIGKFVALVLVALQISGAGGTYPTATLPPFFQAIHPFLPMTHAVDAFRGAIGGGWIDPRGDLLWLGGWLAVGIALGLLGAIVQRRRALREAAAPPQDEGLEAATA
- the gluQRS gene encoding tRNA glutamyl-Q(34) synthetase GluQRS, producing MSAPTVPPQHPRGAGRYAPSPSGDLHLGNLRTAILAWALARRSDRAFHLRLEDLDRVQEGSAQRQLEDLVAIGLDWDGDVVRQSARGASHAEAIDHLVDRGLVYECYCTRREILEAPSAPHAPPGAYPGTCRDLTEPERAAGRQRMHELRREPALRLRAGTTTWRVHDLWAGEVTGTVDDLVLRRGDGVVAYNLAVVVDDAAAGVDQVTRADDLLSSAPRQAHLAHLLGLPEPGYAHVPLAVNAAGARLAKRDGAVTLRDRLERGESAADVVGHIGDSLGLPGCRRAADVLERWEPGSLSSQPWLVRLAD
- a CDS encoding GNAT family N-acetyltransferase, which encodes MHGAAIPSSDGDRRAVPLRTPRLRLAPVSAPDLEELFALHADPRAFAEDLTEPLTERAQMRWVLRQWLESWRRHGTGYLTVRARDEATAGLPPGLLGVVGLTPLELEGRPALSAYWRLAPEVRGHGIATEAMRAVLADPRLGASDREVVAVTAVGNGASRALATRLGFTPAPPQREVPGGRSGDVMLIRQR
- a CDS encoding peptidylprolyl isomerase; the protein is MFATLHTNHGDIRLELFPDHAPKTVDNFVGLAEGTREFTDAESGEKATRPFYDGVVFHRVISGFMIQGGDPLGTGTGGPGYSFDDEISEKNFTEPYVLAMANAGKRMNAITGQPAGTNGSQFFITLGPTPHLQGKHTVFGAVTDEDSKKVVDEIGATKTDMRDRPLEDIVIEKVTIEK
- a CDS encoding MMPL family transporter, which codes for MPAPLPTTRHRRTDDLAATDPATANLPAGRPAADGTDPGTAPAGLVGRLGEGLAAALTGRRSAWVMLGVFMVLLVAVAGGMRGTGPAAGMDALPAGSESSRAAAIADSLEGSRYQPVFAVVTRDDGAELTAEDAAAVETLRAELAAVSGREGVGPMPAEDGEADLVMTTIDSEADEEAIDAMIADLRAAADGSVPEQLSVSVTGGPAVGSDIRGAFAGADFTLLAVTIAVVALLLLVTYRSPILWLVPLSIVALADGAAGALTSSLGERFSLAFDAGVISVLVFGAGTNYALLLISRYREELHVHREHRAALATAWKRTAPALLASNVTVVLALLTLLAAVMPATRGLGIAAAAGLLLALVAVLFPLTALLAVVGRHVFWPFVPRPGNAGARRDDAEHGPFAAVARIVTRRPAVAAVVSLVLMGVLATGLIGTRVGLSQDEQFASATESSTGFSAMAAHYGAGESAPHQVVVREDRAGTVEAALRIAEAVPGIDRASVSGTTDGGWAVLSAVGSAEPESPAALAEAEGLRTALHARSGTDALVGGTTASAMDVRADSTRDLLVVAPMILAVVLLVLVFLLRAVVAPLVLLTMNVASSVAAIGLGLWAGRLLFDIPALDVTVPLLAFLFLVALGVDYTIFLVHRARHEAAAHGTTEGMVRAVGSTGVVITSAGVVLAAVFAALGVLPLVVLGQLGLIVGLGVLLDTLVVRTVLVPALFALLGDRMWWPSRPTTAHLA
- a CDS encoding winged helix DNA-binding domain-containing protein, with product MTQRHLAGLRILAQGLVGPPRFADPAGAARAFGVHQGQDLPGVMASLALRTGGDLEAVLAAFDRGEIVRGYPMRGTVFAVAADTLAWLTELCAAAPLRAAISRRGHLELEDHHVGRAQEVLEEIAGAHSAPGVGRGVLRKDLLAAWEAAGISTAQGRGYHLLGELITFGLAAYGPWREGETAVVLVKSWLPEGSDLEGTFGGDETAAVAELARRYFTTHGPAGERDLAWWSKLPLGRLRAALPLISDQLETGFADRDGRLHTTAAEARGGTGEQLWWSPGLAEEYATAEKSTMTELLLPGFDELVLGYRDRLYLMDAERHHALVPGNNGVFKRSAIRRGEVVGTWTRKGSSGRRTLDLTALRPISPTQHRRFEKLFAAFPYTAP